The Pseudomonadota bacterium genome includes a region encoding these proteins:
- a CDS encoding cold shock domain-containing protein yields MVSLRGFRDHVLLPTTPGRWFVATYYRYSPPLADWIR; encoded by the coding sequence GTGGTCAGCCTGCGCGGGTTCCGTGATCACGTGCTGCTTCCCACGACCCCTGGCCGCTGGTTCGTGGCCACCTACTATCGCTACTCGCCTCCCCTGGCCGACTGGATTCGCGA